The Solanum pennellii chromosome 11, SPENNV200 genome contains a region encoding:
- the LOC107003248 gene encoding uncharacterized protein LOC107003248 encodes MNKDKGKLRTVAGPPRTLNVNKFAESRASELESLHSIVKERLSNDFRSKRSKRRRTTGHDNRVAKGRVRKKQKLGDENLNKPDHLKNDKKMLPRHVRRRVELKKNSLNGFSTSGDGTKRLRTHLWYAKRFAMTKLWGFYLPLGVQGRGRGSRALLKKLQGGVLVHDASYCSAVQLEGPQDLLLSILNTMLVPSPYSYCEDARNDVLSGAIYGSAELHHVGATFSKTIAPVTYMWQPQQCRKTDTKVDHAGICGEQQKIDGCASSRRLWVWIHAAAFSEGYNALLNACERQVDAAGSRVSCISLEDRLGKLELIGSRASELLQKLLHPATCSSVNSSLVKYASFIENDDQNLSSAIFSLFVNDPRFLNNDTTDPLEAKGQNILSYKKDEKGIPKRDMKLLSCSSLQCEGSPGLSECIDLWDAKEGFDPPIEENILCMEKHHQRMELFRVGDVKSGRQQPSVERRFSSVCPILLLKSDNQKTSIIRWSIILPLCWIKVFWISLVTNGAQAIGLREKHWIACDLGLPCFPRELPDCNAHSCFMALEEAAYDKKSELRSPHTRTWKVPVSSPWDSVRLALEGLSGAGHDWMQHEQLSPNDMIKNLEMSTPYSRRCITDSEGSCSAPFEGFVARTSYVLIQFLDEISGSHLLLFPKALHRTKCISKFMKDERIFNEDIDKGIYQINQDQKLCLVRVILHAHREGSFEEGAVVCAPQIDDVMLFTTRSEISKGELHVPESFVRTCFSQQATGKWEFQVSEDPAAKESYRLPIGFITTGFVRGSKKPAAVALCEAVCLAHLREEQWKAVGVRKRKKEIYVLVRNLRSTAYRLALASIVLEQWEDDVEHM; translated from the exons ATGAATAAAG ATAAAGGCAAACTTCGAACAGTAGCAGGTCCGCCTCGAACCCTTAATGTGAACAAGTTTGCTGAGTCTCGAGCTTCTGAACTTGAATCTCTCCACTCAATTGTAAAAGAGCGGTTAAGTAATGACTTTAGATCTAAAAGAAGCAAGAGAAGGCGAACAACTGGACATGACAATAGAGTGGCAAAAGGTAGAGTTAGAAAGAAGCAGAAACTAGGAGATGAGAATCTCAATAAGCCAGACCATTTGAAGAACGATAAAAAAATGCTTCCACGCCATGTTCGTAGGAGAGTTGAGCTTAAAAAGAATTCTCTGAACGGTTTCTCAACTTCAGGAGATGGGACTAAGAGACTCAGAACCCACTTATGGTATGCTAAGCGTTTCGCAATGACAAAACTTTGGGGATTCTACCTTCCCCTTGGTGTTCAAGGCAG GGGGAGGGGCTCGAGAGCTCTTCTGAAGAAACTACAAGGAGGAGTACTTGTACATGATGCAAGTTACTGCAGTGCTGTCCAGTTGGAGGGTCCACAG GATTTGTTGCTGTCAATCCTAAATACTATGCTTGTGCCTTCTCCATACTCATATTGTGAGGATGCTCGTAATGACGTACTCTCTGGTGCTATCTATGGTAGTGCTGAG CTCCATCATGTAGGAGCCACCTTTTCTAAGACAATTGCTCCTGTAACCTATATGTGGCAACCACAGCAGTGTAGGAAAACTGATACAAAGGTCGACCATGCCGGTATATGTGGTGAACAACAGAAGATTGATGGATGTGCTTCTTCAAGACGGCTATGGGTTTGGATACATGCTGCTGCTTTCAGTGAAGGATATAATGCTTTGCTAAATGCTTGTGAAAGGCAG GTAGATGCTGCTGGCTCCAGAGTTAGTTGCATTTCCCTTGAGGATCGTCTGGGGAAGTTGGAACTGATTGGATCAAGGGCATCTGAGCTTCTTCAAAAGCTTTTACATCCTGCAACCTG TTCTTCAGTAAATTCTTCCCTGGTGAAGTATGCATCCTTCATTGAGAATGACGACCAAAACCTTTCTTCAGCAATCTTTTCTCTCTTTGTCAATGATCCTCGATTTTTGAATAATGATACTACTGATCCTTTGGAAGCAAAGGGTCAAAATATACTATCTTACAAGAAAGATGAGAAGGGAATTCCAAAAAGGGACATGAAGTTACTCTCTTGCTCGTCCTTACAATGTGAAGGAAGTCCTGGCTTATCTGAGTGTATAGATCTCTGGGATGCTAAAGAAGGCTTTGACCCTCCAATAGAAGAAAACATCCTTTGCATGGAGAAACACCATCAGCGTATGGAGTTGTTTCGCGTTGGTGATGTGAAATCAGGCAGACAACAACCTTCTGTTGAGAGACGGTTTTCTAGTGTCTGCCCTATACTGCTTCTGAAAAGTGACAACCAGAAAACTTCTATTATAAG ATGGTCTATTATTCTTCCGCTGTGTTGGATTAAGGTCTTCTGGATCTCTCTGGTGACCAATGGTGCTCAAGCAATTGGTTTGAGAGAGAAGCACTGGATTGCTTGTGAT CTTGGGTTGCCATGCTTTCCAAGGGAATTACCTGATTGCAACGCACACTCTTGTTTTATGGCCTTGGAAGAAGCTGCTTATGATAAAAAATCTGAGCTCCGTTCTCCTCACACAAGGACTTGGAAAGTTCCTGTTTCATCTCCATGGGATAGTGTCCGCCTTGCTCTAGAAGGACTCAGTGGGGCAGGTCATGATTGGATGCAACATGAACAGCTTTCTCCAAACGATATGATAAAGAACTTAGAAATGAGTACTCCATACTCGAGAAGATGCATAACTGACTCAGAGGGTAGTTGCAGTGCTCCATTCGAGGGATTCGTGGCAAGGACGTCTTATGTTCTGATTCAGTTTTTGGATGAGATTAGTGGTAGtcatctacttttatttcctaaAGCGCTTCACAGGACAAAGTGCATATCCAAATTTATGAAGGACGAAAGAATATTCAATGAGGATATAGATAAGGGCATTTACCAGATAAATCAGGACCAGAAGCTGTGTTTGGTCAGAGTTATTCTGCATGCCCACAGAGAAGGTTCCTTCGAAGAAGGAGCAGTTGTTTGTGCACCTCAAATTGATGATGTAATGTTGTTCACAACCAG ATCAGAGATTTCCAAAGGCGAACTTCATGTACCCGAGTCCTTCGTAAGAACATGCTTCTCTCAGCAAGCAACTGGTAAATGGGAATTTCAAGTATCTGAAGATCCTGCTGCCAAAGAATCTTATCGATTACCAATTGGCTTTATTACAACAGGATTTGTTCGAGGAAG TAAGAAGCCTGCAGCAGTGGCTCTTTGCGAGGCTGTCTGTCTTGCTCATTTGAGAGAGGAACAGTGGAAAGCTGTAGGCGTTAGGAAAAGAAAGAAGGAGATCTATGTCCTGGTTAGAAACTTAAGGTCCACAGCATATAGACTTGCACTTGCTTCTATCGTCCTCGAACAGTGGGAAGATGATGTTGAACATAtgtga
- the LOC114074860 gene encoding disease resistance protein RPS2-like: MEARESFFPTKLFGEETKRTCERIWRCLKKDKVITSIGIYGVKGVGKTTLAKLINHLVEQKTKSQVIWINVSQQCNIKVLQNDIAKSLGFDLIEEHDDEKRAIALHESFKVKKDFVLVLDDVLENVPLKKLGNPLKIEGGRLIVTSCLLETCRKMGCQREFRVKTLEAEECWSLFVEKLGNEMIVPREVEGIAKVMVNECTKGLPFGIVALAAKVRELELSNVDEWRKAFDESCKEENNDDVMKMLLYSFDSLKDEKLQQCFLYCCLYPENENISKDHLISRFVLEGLIDEQESREAEFEEGYAILNRLEGVCLLESGVNHTVKMHSLIRDMALKITIENPMFMVRAGVQLHDAPEQNEWIENLDKVSLMRNKIAEIPEPTSAKCPRLTTLMLQQNYHLWKIPDSFFEHMKALRVLDLSHTCIEKLPDSVSELENLTALFLAFCWNLRSIPTLAMLESLQELDLSGTGIQTLPESLEALLSLKCLSMYAMRWLERIPIGILPQLSTLQRLVLSHHIDVQGEELEVLNELEEFQGRFSTIHDFNRFIKAQENEGCLVFYRILVGDYDGLGQMTQIEFNHGRISDKLVKCYGLGKEDEVLLLPQDIQHLKIESCNNFSTCLSEFLSCLYDSKDLKYFKVRWCNKLEYLMKVKQGQESVLLPSLEHLDLFELPSFIGIFDECETSLSPSIPLVGTFSFLRMIRIERCHNIKKLLPIDLCSNLRHLERIYVLSCSQIEEIIENHENDGIVVFPKMTRMTLWSLPQLKSIYNGKMKCNSIKKVSIKGCVKLRNLPLFFSHEDELKIPSTLKEIAINSSEKEWWESLEWDHSNTKIELQPFLSYL, translated from the exons atggaagcAAGAGAGTCATTTTTTCCAACAAAGTTATTTGgtgaagaaacaaaaagaacatGTGAAAGAATTTGGAGATGTTTAAAGAAAGACAAAGTTATTACAAGTATTGGTATATATGGAGTTAAAGGTGTTGGAAAAACAACCTTAGCTAAACTCATCAATCACCTTGTTGAACAAAAGACTAAATCCCAAGTTATTTGGATAAATGTTTCTCAACAATGTAACATCAAAGTGTTACAAAATGATATAGCTAAATCACTTGGATTTGATCTTATAGAAGAACATGATGATGAAAAGAGGGCAATCGCGTTACACGAATCGTTCAAAGTGAAAAAAGATTTTGTTTTAGTACTAGATGATGTGTTAGAGAATGTGCCTTTGAAAAAGTTAGGTAATCCTCTAAAAATTGAAGGTGGAAGGTTGATAGTAACAAGTTGTTTACTCGAAACATGTCGAAAAATGGGATGTCAAAGGGAATTCAGAGTGAAAACACTCGAAGCAGAGGAGTGTTGGAGTTTGTTTGTAGAAAAACTCGGGAATGAGATGATTGTTCCGCGTGAAGTTGAAGGGATCGCTAAGGTTATGGTGAATGAATGTACTAAAGGACTTCCATTTGGGATTGTTGCATTAGCTGCAAAGGTTAGAGAGTTGGAATTGAGTAACGTTGATGAATGGAGAAAGGCGTTTGATGAATCATGTAAAGAGGAGAACaatgatgatgttatgaagatgttgTTATATAGTTTTGATTCATTGAAGGATGAAAAGTTACAGCAATGTTTCTTGTACTGTTGTTTGTATCCAGAAAATGAGAATATCTCGAAAGATCATTTGATAAGTCGATTTGTTTTAGAGGGACTAATCGATGAACAAGAGAGTCGTGAGGCAGAATTTGAAGAGGGATATGCAATACTGAACAGATTGGAAGGCGTTTGTTTGTTGGAAAGTGGCGTAAATCATACTGTGAAAATGCATAGCTTGATTCGAGATATGGCATTGAAGATCACAATTGAGAATCCTATGTTTATGGTTAGAGCTGGAGTTCAGCTTCATGATGCACCAGAACAGAATGAATGGATCGAAAATTTGGACAAG GTATCTCTAATGAGGAACAAGATAGCTGAAATACCAGAACCAACATCAGCTAAGTGTCCAAGGCTAACAACACTGATGTTGCAGCAGAATTATCACTTATGGAAGATTCCAGATTCTTTCTTCGAGCACATGAAGGCGTTACGTGTGCTTGATTTAAGCCACACTTGCATTGAGAAGTTGCCTGATTCAGTATCTGAGTTGGAGAATCTCACTGCGCTCTTCCTTGCATTTTGTTGGAATCTAAGGTCAATTCCAACTCTGGCAATGCTCGAGTCATTGCAAGAGTTGGACTTGAGTGGCACCGGGATTCAGACTTTGCCTGAATCCCTCGAGGCTCTATTGAGCCTCAAATGCCTGAGTATGTATGCAATGCGTTGGCTAGAGAGGATACCAATAGGTATATTGCCACAACTCTCAACTCTACAACGCCTAGTGTTATCGCACCATATAGACGTGCAAGGTGAGGAACTAGAGGTGTTAAACGAGTTGGAAGAGTTTCAAGGTAGGTTCTCTACTATTCATGACTTCAACCGGTTCATCAAAGCTCAAGAAAACGAGGGATGCCTCGTGTTCTACAGGATTCTAGTAGGTGACTACGATGGTTTAGGACAAATGACACAAATCGAGTTCAATCATGGAAGAATTTCAGATAAACTAGTCAAGTGTTATGGACTTGGTAAAGAAGATGAAGTACTATTGCTTCCACAAGACATTCAACACTTGAAAATCGAGAGTTGCAACAACTTTAGTACTTGTCTTTCCGAGTTCTTGTCATGTCTATACGATTCAAAAGATTTGAAGTACTTCAAAGTTCGTTGGTGCAACAAGCTCGAGTACCTTATGAAGGTAAAACAAGGGCAAGAATCCGTCTTATTACCCTCTCTCGAGCATCTTGATCTCTTCGAATTGCCTAGTTTCATTGGTATTTTTGATGAATGTGAAACAAGTTTGAGTCCTTCAATCCCTCTTGTTGGTACTTTTTCCTTCCTTAGAATGATACGTATCGAAAGATGTCACAACATCAAGAAGCTACTTCCAATTGATCTATGCTCAAACCTGAGACATCTCGAGAGGATATATGTCCTATCATGTAGTCAAATCGAAGAGataattgaaaatcatgaaaatgatgGAATCGTCGTCTTTCCTAAAATGACAAGAATGACCTTATGGTCTTTGCCACAATTGAAAAGTATATACAATGGAAAAATGAAGTGCAATTCAATAAAGAAAGTGTCAATAAAGGGATGTGTTAAGTTAAGGAATTTGCCTTTGTTTTTTTCACATGAAGATGAACTCAAAATTCCCTCTACACTTAAAGAGATTGCTATAAATTCAAGTGAAAAAGAGTGGTGGGAATCTTTGGAATGGGATCattcaaatacaaaaattgaaCTCCAACCTTTTCTTAGCTATTTGTAA
- the LOC107003433 gene encoding uncharacterized protein LOC107003433, which yields MKILEANAGSLTNFEVLDFLRSRGAGRDPTRVIVPIAPSEFKVYDYLEQTAACNQTRQAIGELMGKCKCIKLEKCECIKPKQCGCIKLEGDEIVNIINIRPSSLVELYPILRKYDALLGEAAETVEELVENVVQLLPPSPTQMQSEEGTATDDEEAPDGETMEVAPEV from the exons ATGAAGAT CCTCGAAGCAAATGCAGGTTCTCTCACAAATTTTGAGGTGCTTGATTTTCTACGCTCCAGAGGTGCAGGAAGAGATCCTACGCGGGTCATAGTCCCGATTGCACCATCAGAGTTCAAG GTGTATGATTATTTAGAGCAAACTGCTGCTTGCAATCAGACAAGACAAGCGATTGGTGAACTCATGGGAAAATGTAAATGTATCAAACTGGAAAAATGTGAATGTATCAAACCGAAACAATGTGGATGTATCAAACTTGAGGGGGATGAGATCGTtaacatcatcaatatcagGCCATCTTCACTCGTTGAACTTTATCCG ATATTAAGGAAATATGACGCCCTTCTTGGGGAAGCTGCAGAAACAGTGGAAGAGCTTGTGGAAAACGTGGTGCAGCTGTTACCGCCTTCTCCAACTCAAATGCAGTCTGAAGAAGGAACTGCTACAGACGATGAAGAAGCTCCAGATGGAGAAACAATGGAGGTTGCGCCTGAAGTGTAA
- the LOC107003056 gene encoding SEC12-like protein 1 produces the protein MEGGDVSVEGKVTCASWIKRPENAHLVVIGKSTGTCSSLEILSFNSESTSLSSSPKAAYVLEEGGEPVRIAVHPTGDDFVCSTTTGCKLFELYGHEDNIKFVCKEFPLQDVGPQKCMAFSVDGSKLAIGGVDGHFRLFEWPTMRIIVDEPKAHKSFRDMDFSLDSEFLASTSTDGAARIWNTRDGVPVTLSRNTDENIELCRFSKDGTKPFLFTTVQKGNKSLIAVWDISTWKKIGHKSLYNKPASIMTISLDGKYLALGSKDGDVCVIDVTKMEISSLHKRLHLGTNITSLEFCPSERVALTTSSQWGVMVTKLNVPTDWKEWQIYLLLLGLFLASAILFYVFFENSDSFWNFPDPSTRPKIETLHVDATSEEQWSSFGPLDL, from the exons atggagggTGGTGATGTATCTGTTGAAGGGAAAGTGACGTGTGCATCGTGGATCAAACGGCCGGAAAACGCGCATCTGGTGGTGATCGGAAAGTCGACCGGAACTTGTTCTTCGTTAGAGATTTTATCCTTTAATTCCGAGAGtacttctctttcttcttctcccAAG GCGGCGTATGTGTTGGAGGAAGGTGGAGAGCCAGTGAGGATTGCGGTACATCCAACTGGGGATGATTTTGTGTGCTCCACCACTACTGGTTGCAA GTTGTTTGAGTTATATGGTCATGaagataatataaaatttgtgtGCAAGGAGTTTCCTCTCCAAGACGTTGGTCCACAAAAATGCATGGCCTTTAGTGTTGATGGCTCCAAATTAGCCATAGGCGGAGTT GATGGACATTTTAGACTTTTTGAGTGGCCAACCATGCGCATTATTGTGGATGAACCTAAAGCTCACAAGTCTTTCAGAGACATGGATTTCAG CTTAGATTCAGAGTTCTTAGCTTCCACGTCCACAGATGGTGCCGCCAGAATATGGAACACAAGGGACGGTGTTCCAGTAACTTTATCACGAAATACA GATGAGAATATTGAGCTCTGCAGGTTCTCTAAAGATGGGACAAAACCGTTTTTGTTCACTACTGTTCAGAAAG GCAATAAGTCATTGATTGCGGTTTGGGACATCAGTACATGGAAGAAAATTGGACATAAAAGCCTGTATAATAAGCCAGCTTCCATTATGACAATCAGTTTGGACGGGAAATATCTCGCATT GGGAAGCAAAGATGGTGATGTCTGTGTTATTGATGTGACAAAGATGGAGATCTCCTCTTTGCACAAGAGGTTGCACTTGGGTACTAATATTACTTCTCTGGAGTTTTGTCCCAGTGAAAG GGTGGCTCTTACCACTTCCTCTCAATGGGGAGTAATGGTGACCAAGCTAAATGTCCCAACCGATTGGAAAG AGTGGCAGATTTATCTATTACTCTTGGGATTGTTTTTGGCATCAGCTATTCTATTTTACGTGTTCTTCGAGAATTCTGATTCTTTCTGGAACTTCCCTGATCCATCTACAAGACCAAAGATTGAGACTCTCCATGTTGATGCAACATCTGAAGAACAATGGAGTAGCTTTGGACCTTTAGATTTGTAA